CGGACGTTTTCATGAATTTCTACGCTGATTTCACCGTCACTGAAACGGCCAACTTTGGCATTTCCAAGTTTGGTATAGAGGCGATCGGCAACTTTCTGGGCAAGTTCTGGTACGGCATTACCTGCAAAGAGCTTCATATCTGGCACAAGTGGTTCCTCAGTGCGTTGATAAAAGAGGTTTGGCTGGGGTAGCAGGACTCGAACCTACGAATGGCGGGATCAAAACCCGCTGCCTTACCAACTTGGCTATACCCCAATTTTTAAGTTCTTGTCCGATGTGGCGTACACGCTATTTTTGTTGTTCTAATTTATCTAATAGTGGTGAGCGGTTCACACCTTTTGCGACAAAGCTCTGCCAATTATCAGGCATTTCTGCTTGAACTTGCTCGGCTAAAGCGCGGTCAGAAAAAGTGGCAAACACGCAGGCACCTGTGCCCGTCATTCGCGACGGTGCGTAGTGTACCAACCACTGTAATAATTTTGCAACTTCAGGATAGCGATTCTCGACTAATTGCTGACAATCATTGTGAGTTTTTTCGAATTTATAATCTTGCCATTGTATTGCAGGGGTATTTCTTGGCAATTCAGGTGCTGTGAACACTTGTGCCGTGCTCACATGCACATTAGGGTTGGCAACTAAATAGTACATCTCAGGTTGTGGTGCAGGGGTAATTTCCTCTCCAACACCGCCAGCAAATGCCGTTAACCCTCTTACAAAAATAGGTACATCGGCACCAAGTGATAATCCCAGAGCTGCCAGCTCATCTTCACTTAAACCCGTGTTCCACAAGTGGTTGAGTGCAACTAAGGTGGTCGCTGCATTTGATGAACCACCTCCAATGCCACCGCCCATTGGGAGACATTTATCAAGTGTTATTGTTGCGCCCAGCTTGCATTGAGTTGTTTCTGCCAATAAACGTGCTGCTTTTATAATAAGGTTGTCGTCATCGGCAACGCCTTGTAACGGTGTGGCCATTTTTGTGGTTGAATTTTGAGCGATAGTAAAGGCGAGCTTGTCACCGTAGTCGAGCATTTGAAATAAGCTTTGTAGCTGATGATAGCCATTTTCGTAGCGACCAAGAATATGGAGAAAAAGATTGAGCTTGGCAGGTGAAGGCCACCAGTCTTTTGTGTTTACTTGTGTTTTCAATTGAGCGTCCACTCGTAAATTTTTATTTTAAGTTGTGTTTTCGGTGTGTTTTCAGTTTGTTCTTGTGTAAGTGTAATACTATGTGGAAGCCAAACGTTGTCACTGGTTGCTGTTTTAACGCTTCCATAGTTGCCATAACTTACTTTCCAGTTTCGGCATAAGGTGCACGTACTTTCTAAAGTATTAACTAAGCCTTTTTCAGTAAGCGTATAAGAATCGTTTTCAAGAGGAAGGCCTTTGACCCAAGAGAGCAGAGAGTCTACTGGAATGATCATGCCAGTAATATTATATATAAGCGGTTCTGGTTGAGCGTCAATGTAAGTTTCACCATCGGCCTCTAACACGGATTTATTATCGGTAACATTAAGGTCGACCATGGTGACGCCAAGAAAATTTGCTAATCGAAATTCGAAATTACCAGAATCGTTTTTCCAAACTAGATTTAAACTCGCCGCTTCTTTACCCTGACGAAATGCAATTTTGCCACGCATTTGCCATTTGTTAACTTCGGCAACTTTTTGTAGTTGTGCAGTAAGGTTTACCGTGTGCTGTGGCCCTTTTGGTGCAGTGGTACACGCACTTAGCATAATAACCGTGCTGATACATAAAAATAGAATGCGAATCATTTCAGTAAATGCGCCTGATTAATATTAATACAAATAGTAGTAACAATATGGGAACACAGTTTCACCAACACTTTCAATCATTTTGGCTTTTTCGTACAATGCCGCTCCGACGTTGCCAGCACAGATTTTAATGACTTTACTCGCCCTCGGTATTAACCACAAAACAGCCCCAGTCGCATTACGTGAAAAAGTGGCCTTTACACCTGACTCATTGGTGGAAGCACTTGCGAGCTTAAAAAAGCTTGAAGGTGTAGACGAGTCAGTGATTGTGTCTACGTGTAATCGCACAGAACTGTATGTGAATACCCAAGATGAAAGTGGCCAGAAACTGCTGCAATGGCTCAGTGATTTTCATCATTTAAATGTACAGGAAATTTCAAACAACAGTTATGTGTTAACGCAGGATGAAGCGGTAAAGCATATCATGCGTGTGGCAAGCGGCTTAGATTCACTAATACTGGGTGAGCCGCAAATTCTTGGACAAGTAAAACAAGCTTTTGGTGACGCAAAACACTCAGGAATGATCAACAGCGAGTTTGATAAGTTATTTCAACATACATTCTCTGTTGCAAAACGCGTGAGAAGCGAAACCGATATAGGTGCTAACGCAGTAAGTGTTGCCTATGCAGCTGTTCAGCTGGCCAAGCATATATTCGCCGAGTTACCCAAGCGCTCAGTGCTGCTAGTAGGGGCCGGCGAGACGATTGAATTGGTCGCGCAGCATTTAAAAGAGCAGGGTGTAAGCAAGATAGCGGTTGCGAATAGAACTGTAGCGCGCGCCGAAGCATTGGCTGAAACCCTCGGAGCAAGTGTTTATACACTTTCCCAGGTGCCAGAACACCTAAAAGATTTCGATATAGTGATCAGTTCTACGGCCAGTCAACTACCTTTAATAGGTAAAGGCATGGTCGAAAAAGCTTTAAAGCAGCGAAAGAACATGCCCATGTTTCTTGTAGACCTCGCAGTTCCAAGAGATATAGAGTCAGAAGTCAATGACTTAGGTGATGCTTACCTTTATACCGTTGACGATTTACAGCATATTGTTCAAAAGAATTTAGAAAACCGAGAACAGGCAGCAATCGAAGCTGAAAAGCTTATAGATAAGCAAGCTGGCGACTACATGACATGGAAACAGTCGCAGCAATCAATCGATTTAGTGAGACAGTATCGCCAAAAAGGCATGGCGCAGCGTGACGATATTGTTGAAAAAGCCAAAGCACAATTGGCAGAAGGAAAAGAAGCTGAAGCGGTATTAGAAGAAATGGCGTATAAGTTAACCAATGCGCTATTGCATCCTACCACATTGGCGTTACGCGAAGCCGCCATGCACGATGATCCAGCGTTAAGTCGTTGGCTAGGGCAAGCATTAGCATTGTCTGACTATACGTCAGAAGAGAATAAATAAGGTAATAAGAAGCATATGAAAGAGTCGGTAGTTAGGAAGCTCGAGCATCTTGTTGAGCGTTTCGAAGAAGTTCAGGCCCTGTTAGGTGACCCTGATGTTATCGGCGATCAAGAGAAGTTTCGCAATCTATCAAAAGAGTTTAGCCAGCTTGAAGACGTCGTTGCTGGCTTTAATGCCTATCAGCAAGCCCAAGAAAATCTTGCGTCTGCATTAGAAATGCTAAACGA
The DNA window shown above is from Alteromonas sp. KC3 and carries:
- the ispE gene encoding 4-(cytidine 5'-diphospho)-2-C-methyl-D-erythritol kinase produces the protein MKTQVNTKDWWPSPAKLNLFLHILGRYENGYHQLQSLFQMLDYGDKLAFTIAQNSTTKMATPLQGVADDDNLIIKAARLLAETTQCKLGATITLDKCLPMGGGIGGGSSNAATTLVALNHLWNTGLSEDELAALGLSLGADVPIFVRGLTAFAGGVGEEITPAPQPEMYYLVANPNVHVSTAQVFTAPELPRNTPAIQWQDYKFEKTHNDCQQLVENRYPEVAKLLQWLVHYAPSRMTGTGACVFATFSDRALAEQVQAEMPDNWQSFVAKGVNRSPLLDKLEQQK
- the hemA gene encoding glutamyl-tRNA reductase, whose product is MTLLALGINHKTAPVALREKVAFTPDSLVEALASLKKLEGVDESVIVSTCNRTELYVNTQDESGQKLLQWLSDFHHLNVQEISNNSYVLTQDEAVKHIMRVASGLDSLILGEPQILGQVKQAFGDAKHSGMINSEFDKLFQHTFSVAKRVRSETDIGANAVSVAYAAVQLAKHIFAELPKRSVLLVGAGETIELVAQHLKEQGVSKIAVANRTVARAEALAETLGASVYTLSQVPEHLKDFDIVISSTASQLPLIGKGMVEKALKQRKNMPMFLVDLAVPRDIESEVNDLGDAYLYTVDDLQHIVQKNLENREQAAIEAEKLIDKQAGDYMTWKQSQQSIDLVRQYRQKGMAQRDDIVEKAKAQLAEGKEAEAVLEEMAYKLTNALLHPTTLALREAAMHDDPALSRWLGQALALSDYTSEENK
- the lolB gene encoding lipoprotein insertase outer membrane protein LolB: MIRILFLCISTVIMLSACTTAPKGPQHTVNLTAQLQKVAEVNKWQMRGKIAFRQGKEAASLNLVWKNDSGNFEFRLANFLGVTMVDLNVTDNKSVLEADGETYIDAQPEPLIYNITGMIIPVDSLLSWVKGLPLENDSYTLTEKGLVNTLESTCTLCRNWKVSYGNYGSVKTATSDNVWLPHSITLTQEQTENTPKTQLKIKIYEWTLN